A portion of the Clupea harengus chromosome 18, Ch_v2.0.2, whole genome shotgun sequence genome contains these proteins:
- the LOC105904570 gene encoding disks large homolog 4-like isoform X7, whose amino-acid sequence MFVSVWYAKKMGRRFINNVRKAKKQRQRMMMMNGMDGEVEYEEITLERGNSGLGFSIAGGIDNPHIGDDPSIFITKIIPGGAAAQDGRLRVNDSILFVNDVDVREVTHSLAVEALKEAGPIVRLYVLRRKPVSEKISEIKLIKGPKGLGFSIAGGVGNQHVPGDNSIYVTKIIEGGAAHKDGRLQIGDKILAVNNVSLEDVMHEDAVAALKNTAEVVYLRVAKAPHLYPGDAYNPPDITSYSPHMDDMGHPNYLSSDYPQTLSPTTPRRYSPIPKGLMGEDDIPREPRRVLIHRGSTGLGFNIVGGEDGEGIFISFILAGGPADLSGELRKGDQILSVNGVDLRHATHEQAAAALKNAGQTVTIIAQYRPEEYSRFEAKIHDLREQLMNSSMGSATTSLRSQQRSFYIRALFEYDKTADCGFLSQALGFGFGDVLHVLDCSDEDWWQARRLSPHGELEEAGYVPSKRRVERKEWSRKSKERGSQARDDYIQSYEAVTQIEVHYARPIIILGPTKDRVNDDLLSEFPDKFGSCVPHTTRPKRDYEVDGRDYHFVSSREQMEKDIQSHRFIEAGQYNSHLYGTSVQSVREVAEQQGKHCILDVSANAIRRLQAAQLHPIAIFIRPTSLENILDINKRLTEEQARRALDRAIKLEQDFIECFTAIVEGDSFEEIYHRIKSVIEDQSGPYIWVPTRERL is encoded by the exons ATGAATGGGATGGACGGGGAAGTTGAATATGAGGAAATTACACTGGAGAGG ggGAACTCTGGTCTGGGATTCAGTATAGCTGGAGGGATTGATAATCCTCACATAGGAGATGACCCCAGCATCTTCATCACCAAGATCATACCAGGGGGAGCTGCCGCTCAGGATGGCAGActgag ggttAACGACAGTATTCTGTTTGTGAATGACGTGGACGTGCGTGAGGTCACTCACAGCCTGGCGGTGGAGGCTCTGAAGGAGGCGGGGCCAATTGTGCGTCTCTACGTGCTGCGGCGCAAACCTGTCTCCGAAAAGATCAGCGAGATCAAACTCATCAAGGGGCCcaaag gtCTGGGTTTCAGTATAGCAGGCGGTGTGGGGAACCAACATGTTCCCGGAGACAACAGCATCTACGTCACCAAAATCATTGAGGGCGGAGCCGCACACAAAGATGGACGGCTACAGATAGGGGACAAAATACTGGCC GTGAATAATGTATCATTAGAGGACGTGATGCACGAAGATGCTGTGGCGGCCCTGAAGAACACAGCGGAGGTGGTCTACCTGCGTGTAGCAAAGGCCCCCCACCTCTACCCTGGGGATGCTTACAATCCTCCAGATATCAcct CATACTCTCCACATATGGACGACATGGGCCACCCCAACTACCTGAGCTCTGATTACCCACAAACCCTCTCTCCCACCACGCCACGCCGCTACTCACCCATTCCCAAGGGACTGATGGGAGAGGATGACATCCCCAG gGAGCCTCGGCGTGTGCTCATCCACCGTGGATCCACGGGGTTGGGCTTCAACATTGTGGGCGGTGAGGACGGCGAGGGCATCTTCATCTCCTTCATCCTGGCGGGGGGGCCGGCCGACCTGAGCGGGGAGCTACGGAAGGGCGACCAGATCCTCAGC gtgaATGGGGTGGATCTCAGACATGCGACCCACGAGCAGGCGGCTGCAGCGCTGAAGAACGCTGGCCAGACAGTCACCATCATCGCACAGTACAGACCAGAAG AATACAGTCGGTTCGAGGCAAAGATCCATGACCTGAGGGAACAGCTGATGAACAGCAGTATGGGGTCAGCCACGACATCCTTACGGTCCCAGCAGAGAAGCTTTTACATCAG ggCTCTGTTTGAGTATGATAAGACGGCTGACTGTGGGTTCCTGAGCCAGGCGTTGGGCTTTGGCTTCGGGGACGTGCTGCACGTGCTCGACTGCTCCGACGAGGACTGGTGGCAGGCCCGACGCCTCAGCCCGCACGGCGAGCTGGAAGAGGCCGGATATGTCCCGAGCAAGAGGAG agtggagaggaaggaaTGGTCGCGGAAGTCTAAAGAACGGGGAAGCCaag CGAGAGATGACTACATCCAGAGTTATGAGGCTGTCACTCAAATAGAAG tgcacTACGCGCGGCCCATAATTATCCTGGGCCCCACTAAGGACCGCGTCAACGACGACCTGCTCTCAGAGTTCCCCGACAAGTTCGGGTCCTGCGTTCCGC atacgACTCGGCCGAAGAGGGACTACGAGGTCGACGGGCGCGACTACCACTTTGTGTCGTCACGGGAACAGATGGAGAAGGACATCCAGAGCCACCGCTTCATCGAGGCGGGCCAGTACAACAGCCACCTGTACGGGACCAGTGTGCAGAGTGTTAGAGAGGTTGCCGagcag caaggGAAGCACTGTATTCTGGATGTGTCTGCTAACGCCATCAGGAGACTGCAGGCCGCTCAGCTCCACCCCATCGCCATCTTCATCAGACCCACCTCCCTGGAGAATATACT ggaCATCAATAAGCGTCTGACTGAGGAGCAGGCAAGGAGAGCTCTGGACCGTGCTATCAAACTAGAGCAGGACTTCATCGAGTGTTTCAcag cCATTGTGGAGGGTGACAGCTTCGAGGAGATCTACCACCGCATCAAATCAGTGATCGAGGACCAGTCAGGACCTTACATCTGGGTGCCCACTCGAGAGAGActctga